The Mycolicibacterium flavescens genomic interval GAGTCTTGGTGGTGCACATGGACTGCACCGCAATCGGGTGGTCGCTGCCGATGCCGACATCGCCGACCATGAACTGACGGGTTTTGCGTCGCGGCGCCAGAACCGGTGCCGGGGGCGCCGGCATGCCCAGTCCTATTTGTTGAGGTCCGCTCTGTTGGCCGGAGGCCATTTACTCTCCTACTGCTTACTGGAAGATTCTGATGGGGTTGACGAAGTCGGCGGTCACGGTCAACAGCATGTAGCCGGCCACCACGACGAGGATCACGTACGTGGCGGGCATCAACCTCAGGTAGTTGACCGGAGCCGCGGCCACCTTGCCGCGTGCCGACCGGATCGAGTTGCGGATTTTCTCGTAGAACGCGATCGCGATGTGGCCGCCGTCGAACGGCAGCAGCGGTACGAGGTTGATCGCGCCGAGCACGAAGTTCAACTGCGCCAGGAAGAACCAGAACGCCACCCACAGCCCCTGATCCACGGCGTCGCCGCCGATGATGCTGGCGCCGACGACGCTGATCGGGGTTTCGGGATCGCGCTCCTCACCGCCGATGGAGCGCACCAGCGCGCCCATCTTGGTCGGCAGCTTGGCCAACGACTTGCCGATCTCCACGGCGAGGTCGCCGGTGAACGCGATCGTCGCGGGCGCCGCCGACAGCGCGTTGTACTGCGTGGGCCCGAACTGCGCCGCGGTGATGCCGACCGTGCCGACCGGAACAGGTTCGGCGAGATCACCCTTGGCGACCCAGCGCTGGGCGGGCACGACGTCGACCAGGGTGGTGAACTCCTCGCCGTCGCGCTGCACGGTGAACTCGGTCGGGCCGTCGAGCGCGCGGACGGCGGTGACCAACTCGTCGAAGTTCGCCACGGGCGTATCGCCGATCTTGACCACCGTGTCCCCGGCTTGGATGCCCGCGGCCGCGGCGGGAGAGGGTGCCAGGCAGTCGCCGAGCTGACCCCTGTTGACTTCGGCCTTCACACACGACGTCTCACCGACGATCGCGGTGGTCGGCGCGTGCAGGTTGGGGAGCCCCCACACCACGGCGATGCCGTAGATCAGCACCAGGCCGATGACGAAATTCATGCCGGGGCCGGCGGCCAGCACCGCGACGCGCTTCCACGTCTTCTGCTTGTACATCGCGCGGTCCTGCTCGTCGGGCGCGAGCTCCTCCACCGACGTCATGCCCGCGATGTCGCAGAATCCGCCGAGCGGGACCGCCTTGACGCCGTACTCGGTGCGGTCGCCGAGCTTGTTCGCCCGCCAGGTCGCCCACAGCGTCGGGCCGAAGCCCACGAAGTAGCGGCGCACCTTCATTCCGGTGGCGCGCGCCACCCACATGTGGCCGCATTCATGCAGGGCCACCGAGACCAAGATGGCCAGTGCGAACAGCACGACACCGGTGAGCCACATCATCTGGTGGTGATTACCTTCCGCTCGACCGCGCGCGCGGCACGGTCACGCGCCCACTGCTGGGCGTCAAGTACGTCATCCACGGTAGCTGGTTCGGCGGCCCACTGGTCGGCAGCGCGCAGCACGTCGTCGATCGTGCGCACGATCGCCGGGAAGCGGATGCGCCCGTCGAGGAACGCCGCCGCCGCCTCCTCGTTGGCGGCGTTGTAGACCGCCGTCAGGCAGCCGCCCCCTTCTCCGGCCCGCCGGGCCAGCATCACGGCGGGAAACACCTCGTCGTCGAGCGGCTCGAAATCCCAGGTCGACGCGGTGGTGAAGTCGCAGGCTGACACCGCCGCGGGCACCCGTTCGGGCCAGCCGAGCGCCAGCGCGATCGGCAGCTTCATATCCGGCGGGCTGGCCTGAGCCAGCGTGGAACCGTCGGTGAACGTGACCATCGAGTGCACGATCGACTGCGGGTGCACCACCACCTCGATGCGGTCGTAGGGCACGCCGAACAGCAGGTGCGTCTCGATCAGCTCGAGCCCCTTGTTGACCAGCGAGGCCGAGTTGAGGGTGTTCATCGGCCCCATCGACCAGGTGGGGTGGGCGCCGGCCTGTTCGGGCGTGACCGACTCCAGCCGCTCGGCGCTCCACCCGCGGAACGGGCCGCCCGATGCGGTCAACACGATCTTGGCGACCTCGTCGGGGCTGCCGCCGCGCAGGCACTGCGCCATCGCCGAGTGCTCGGAGTCCACGGGCACGATCTGGCCTGGTCGGGCCGCCTTTTGAACCAGGGGGCCACCGGCGACCAGCGACTCCTTGTTCGCCAGCGCCAGGCGAGCGCCGGTCGCGAGCGCGGCCAGCGTCGGTTGCAGCCCGAGCGCGCCGACGAGCGCGTTGAGCACCACGTCGGCATCGGTGTTCTCGACGAGCTCGGTGACGGCATCAGGCCCCGCATACGTGACGTCGCCGACGCGAGCGGCGGCCGCCTTGTCGGCGACGGCGATATTGGTCACACCCGTCGCGGCGCGCTGCCGCGCCAGCAGGTCAGGATTACCGCCGCCTGCGGCCAGGCCGACGACCTCGAAGCGGTCGGGGTTGGCGGCGATGACGTCGAGCGCCTGCGTCCCGATCGATCCGGTGCTGCCGAGGATCAGCACGCGTCGCCGGCCTGATGCCGCGTCGCCGCGCTCGGCCCCGCCGGAAATACTCACCGAACCATTGTGCCGCCTGCCGGTGCCCACTCGTCAGCCCGCCGAGCGCAGGCACACCCGTTTCGCAGATGTGACGTGAATCTGACGGGATCCATCCGTTGGCCGCTCCGGTCCGAATCCCCGGTGTCACAGCAGAGGACGGCACCGCCCGTCCACGACAAGGGAGCAGCGCATGAAGATCAAGTTCGGCAAGTCCGTATCCGCGGCGGGTGTGGCCGCGGCCGCGATCCTGACCCTCTCGGCGTGTTCGAACGACGCCACCTCCGCGGCGCCGTCGGCCACGGCGGAGTCGGCATCGACCAGCGTCGCGCCGGCCCCGATGGAGCAATCCATGGACCCGGCCGGCAGCCTGGTGGGCGCCGGGTGTGCGGCGTACGCCGAGCAGGTGCCGTCGGGCCCGGGTTCGGTCAACGGAATGGCGCCGTCCCCGGTGACCGTCGCCGCCTCGAACAACCCGATGCTCACCACCCTGACACAGGCGCTTTCCGGACAGCTGAATCCGAACGTCAACCTCGTCGAGACGCTCGACAGCGGTGAGTTCACGGTGTTCGCACCGACTGACGACGCGTTCGCCAAGATCGACCCGGCCACCATCGAGACGCTCAAGACCGACTCGGAGTTGCTGACCAGCATCCTGACCTACCACGTGGTGCCGGGCCAGGCCAGCCCGGCTCAGGTCGCCGGCGACCACAAGACCGTGCAGGGCGCGACCGTCACGGTGACCGGTGAGGGCGACAACCTGAAGGTCAACGACGCGGGCCTGGTGTGCGGCGGAGTGCGCACTGCCAACGCGACGGTGTACATGATCGACACCGTCCTGATGCCGCCGGCCGCCTCCTAGGCCGCTCCCGGGCGGGGCGGGCCCGGAATCGCTTTCGACTCCACATGCGCGGTTCCGGGCCCGTCGCAACCCCGATCGGAAATTGCCACCCATCCGACACGTCGTCGGCACCGAATAGAGATCGAAGCAAAGATCCGACGGCACAAGCCGTCCCGTCCCGAATGGAGCACGAGTGATGAACGCAAGGAAGAGATTGGCCGGCGCAGGGTTGGCCGCGTTGGGAGCCACCGCCCTGATGTTGGGCACCACCGCCACGGCCCAAGCCGAGATGGTCGGACCCGGCTGCACGGCATACGCACAACAGGTGCCTGCCGGTCCGGGCTCGGTGACGGGCATGGCCCAGGATCCGGTCACGGTTGCGGCTTCGAACAACCCGCTGCTGACCACGTTGACGAAAGCTGTTTCCGGACAGCTGAACCCGAATGTCAACCTCGTCGAGACGCTCGACGGCGGCCAGTTCACGGTGTTCGCGCCGACCGACGATGCGTTCGCCAAGATCGACCCGGCCACCATCGAGACGCTCAAGACCGACTCGGAGTTGCTGACCAGCATCCTGACCTACCACGTGGTGCCCGGCCAGGCCGCTCCGGCTCAGGTCGTCGGCACGCACAAGACAGTGCAGGGCGCCGATGTCACCGTGACCGGTCACGGGTCTGACCTGCGGGTCAACGACGCCTCGGTGGTGTGCGGCGGCGTGCAGACGGCCAACGCCACCGTCTACCTCATCGACACGGTGCTGATGCCCCCGATGAACTGATTTGCGCCACAGCAGGATCCGAGGGCAGCCCGGTACCCCCGAACCGGGCTGCCCTCTCCTGCCGGCGTCAGCCCCGTCTCAGCCCGCCCCGAGTTGCCGCAGCAGCCCGTGCAGGTCGAGTTGGCCGCGGTGGGCGACCAGCGTGTCGCCCTGAAACCGGTCGATGTGGATTCCGGTGACCTCGACCTTGGTCCCAGTCGGCGGGATGCCGCGGAACTCGCCGTCGTGGGTGCCGGTGAACGTGAACCGCGTGATGCCGTGCGAACCGTCGACCAGTATCTCCTCGATCGCGTGCCGTCCGTCGGAGAAACCCCGGGTGAACTCCTCGAGGTGCGACTGCCACTCCTGCCACCCGAGGGCCGGTGGTCCGTCGACCTCGACGACCAGCCGTGGCGAGACCAGGCTCTCGACCGTCGCCCAGTCCCTGCGGTCGATCGAGGTGTAGAGGCACTCGACCAGTTCGCGGATCTCGTCCTCGGAGAAGGTCATGGCCGCACCTTGGCGATGATGGTCTCGGCGAATCGCTCGATGGGCTCCCGATACCGCTCCACCCCACCGGGTTCGAGGTCCAAACCCATCCACGGACTGCACATCACCGCGGTGATGCCTGCGTCCTCGGCCCGCTTGTACAAATCCGGTGACGGCGGCTCGAGCAGCGCCAGCATGATGCCGAACGGTTCGTTCTCGCGGCCGTACTCGCGAAGCAGCGCGCGCAACGTCTGGGCGTAGCCCACGGCATCGTCCCACCGGTAGGCGTAGCCGACCCACCCGTCACACAGCCGTGCGGCGCGGCGCAGCGCGGCGTCGGACTCCCCGCCGCACAGGATCGGCACCGGGCCAACCGGATGGGGTTCGATCATCAGCTCCGGCACCTGGTAGTACTCGCCGCTCCACGACACCCAGCCGCCGCGCCACAGTTCGCGCAGGGCGGGGATCATCTCGTCGAGCCGCTTGCCGCGGGTGCGGAAATCCTGGCCCATCAACTCGTACTCCTCGCGCATCCAGCCGACGCCCGCGGCCAGCGACACCCGGCCGTCGGACAGCACCGATGCGGTCGCGACCTGCTTGGCCACCTCCAGCAGCGGTCGCGCCGGCGCGATGTACACGGCGTTGGAGAACCGCAGCCGCGTCGTCACCGCCGCCATCGCACCGATCTGCACCCAGCAGTCAGGCCAGGCGGTTTCCGGTGCCCACATCGGCTTTCCGGTCGGCGAATCCGGATACGGCGAACTGAGTTCGCGCGGATAGATCATGTGGTCCGAGCACACCATCCCGTCGTAACCGGCCTCGTCGAAGGCGCGGGCGAGCCCGAGGATCTCTGACGTTTTCATGAACGCGGTGCCCGACCAGAACTCCATCCTGTTTCTCTACCGCGATTTCAGGGCAGCATCAATGCCATGCCCACATTGTTGTGGTTTCGTCGCGATCTGCGCCTGAGCGATCTGCCCTCGCTGCTGGCCGCGGCCGCCGGCGACGGCGAGGTGCTCGCCTGCTACGTCCTCGATCCCCGGCTCGAAGCGTCGGCGGGAGCCCGTCGACTGCAGTACCTCTACGACGCGCTGCGCGATCTGCGCGACGGCCTCGGCGGCAGGCTGTACGTCACGCGAGGCCGGCCTGAAAAACGAATACCCGTTGTCGCCAAGGCGATTGGCGCGCCGGCGGTGCACATCTCGGCGGACTACACGCCGTTCGGTCGGCGGCGCGACGACGCCGTGGAGGCCGCACTGGGCGATATCCCCCTCGAGGCGTCGGGTTCGCCGTACCTCGTCTCCCCCGGGCGGGTGACCAAACCCGACGGCGGCCCGTACAAGGTGTTCACCCCGTTTCACCGGGCTTGGCGCGAACACGGCTGGCGCGCGCCCGCCGCGTCCGGCCTGAAATCGGCGCGCTGGCTCGACCCCTCGGAAGTCGCGGGCGCGGTGGACATCCCGGATGCGGGGGTCGCCCTCGACATGCCCGCCGGTGAGACGGCGGCCCGCAAGCAGTGGAAGTCGTTCGTGGCCAACGGACTCGATACGTATGCCGACGACCGGAACCGCCCCGACCGCAGCGGCACCAGCCGCATGTCGACGCATCTGAAGTTCGGCACCATCCATCCGCGCACCATGGCCGCCGATCTCGGCCGGGGCGAGGGCGCGCAGGCGTACCTGCGGGAGTTGGCGTTTCGCGACTTCTACGCCGCGGTGCTCGCCGAATGGCCCCGCAGCGCCTGGTGGAACTGGAATTCGTCGTTCGACGACATGGAGGTCGACGACGGTCCCGACGCACAGAAGCGGTACGAGGCCTGGAAAGAGGGCAGGACGGGCTACCCCATCGTCGACGCCGGCATGCGCCAGCTCGCCGAGACCGGCTGGATGCACAACCGGGTCCGCATGATCGTCGCCTCCTTCCTGGTCAAGGACCTGCATCTGCCGTGGCAATGGGGTGCGCGCTGGTTCCTCGAGCAGCTGGTCGACGGCGACATGGCCAACAACCAGCACGGCTGGCAGTGGGCCGCAGGCACCGGGACGGACGCCGCACCGTTCTTCCGCGTCTTCAACCCGACCACCCAGGGTGAGAAGTTCGATCCCGACGGCAGTTACGTGCGGCGCTGGGTGCCCGACCTCGACGACGACAGTTATCCGGAGCCGATCGTCGACCACGCCGCCGAACGCAAGGAGGCGCTGCGGCGGTACTCCGAGATCACTTGATGATCTGGCCCCCGTCGACCGGCAGCGCAACCCCGGTCAGGTATCTGCCGGTTGCGCCGCACAGGTACACCATCGCGTCGCTGATCGCCTCCGGCTCGACCGGTGGAACGTTGAGCAGCGGCTGCTGGCTGACACTGAACGCCGGATGCTCACCTGACCACTGCGCCAACGCCTCGTTGTAGATCATCGGGGTGGCCACCCCGCCGGGGTGAACCGAGTTGACGCGAATGTTCTTCTCCGCCAATGCCCGCGCGAAGTGGCGCATCACGCCGATGACTCCGTGCTTGGCGACCGTGTAGCCCGCCGCGCCATGGTTCATGGTGCCGAAGTCGACGGTGACGGGTTTGAACGCGGCCGCCGAACTGGTGATCACGATCGCGCCGCCGTCGCCGTGGGCGAGCAGGGCCGGCAACGTCGCGGTGATCGTGTAGTAGACGCCGTTGAGCATGACGTTCACCGCGTCGACGAACGCGGAGATCCCGCGGCCCTGCTCGCCCGCGGCGGGCAGGATCCCCGCATTGGCGAGCACGAAGTCGATACGGCCGAACTCTTGGGCGCCCTTGGCCGCGATCTCCTGCATCCGCTCCAGGTCGCGCACGTCCCCGCGTTCGGCGATGATCCTGCGGCCGGTCTTCTCCACCAGGTTGACGGTCTCGTCGAGGTCCTCCTGCGTCGCCATGGGGTAGGCGACGCTGTCGATCTGCTCGCACAGGTCGACGGCGATGATGTCGGCGCCCTCCTCGGCGAACCGCACGGCGTGCGCCCGGCCCTGGCCTCGCGCAGCGCCGGTGATGAACGCGACTTTGCCCTCGAACTGCATCCGTTGCACTCCTTGCGTCCGCGGTGTCATGACGCATCACCCTACGGCTGGGCTTAGTAGGTCCCCTGTGTTGGGCATATGCCAGAATGTCGGCAGTACCGAGCCCGACCATGAGGAGCAGCCGTGGCCAACACCGAGGTGCAGCGACACACCGGGGTGGACGTCGAAGACGTGCCGTCCGCCGAATGGGGCTGGTCGAAGGAAAACCCCAAGTTCTTCCACATCGGCGGCATCATCGCGGCGCTGTTCCTGCTCTCGCTCATCCACGGCAACCACACCGGGCGCGTCGAGGACATCTTCCTGGTCGGATTCGCCGTGCTGATCCTCGGCGCGGTCGCGCGCGACTGGTGGCTGCGTAAACGGGGCTGGATCCGCTAGACCGGATTCAGCGGCCGCAGGGAATCGACCCCCAGGTCGAACAACGTCTCCGTGACGTCCACACCACGCGTCAATCCGGCCGCGGCCAGGGCGTGTGCCTTGAACGCGCGGGCCGCGACACTCAGCCGGTGCTCGATCGTGTCGATGCGATCACCGTCACCCGGCCGGTCCTGACCCCAGGCCATCACCTCCACGCCGCGCTTCGCCAGCTCAACGACGCGGGTGCGGACCTGCGGATCGTCGCGCAGCAACGCCGTGCTGACCGCCAGCACACCGTTGCGGGGCACGTCGCGCAGGACGGCCTCCGAGGTCTCGTCGACGGTGGCAGCACCCAGGATCGTCAGCGGCCGCTCGTCAGCGCAGTGCTCGACCCAGACGTCGACATCCCATCCCGCCTGCGCCCGGTCGAACAGCCAGCCGCCGGCGGGCCCGATCACGTCGGCCAGGTCCGCCGCCAGCACCGTCAGGTGATGGCGGTTGGCCGGGCCGTCGGCGGCCGAAGCACCGTCCACCGACACGACGTCGTCGGGAAAGGTTCGAGTTGCCATAGTTCCTATCCGATCGGTCAGCGGCGCCGGTCGAGGGGCTGTCGCGGCGCCCCTAGAGCGTGACACTATTGTGGCGATCTGTAAAGGTCCGAGGCTGCGGTGTAGGTCAATGCGATGCTGCGGCCAGCGGGAGGGCCGATGCCACGGTGGCCAACTCGCCGGGGAGCCCGGCCGCGCGGCGGATCTCGGCGAAGGACTCCAGCAGCGCGTCGGTGGCCTCATGCGGGTCATCGAGTGTGCGATCGTCGGTCAGCACCGAGATGGCGAGTTGGTCGACGTAGCTCCACACGGTGATGTTCATCCCGCTGCCGGTGACCACCGGGCCCACCGAGTAGATCTCGCTGAGCACACCGCCAGCGATGTGCCCGCGGTCGCGGGGCCCCGCCACGTTGGAGATGGTCAGGTTCATCACCGCGCCGGACTCCATCCGACGCGCCTGTAGCCGAAAGAATCTGGGTGCCAACGCCGGCGGCAGGTACGACATCCACGCCGGCAGCACCGCCGGCCCGAGCAGCTGGTGGCTCTCCTTGGCGATCCTGGTCGCCACTGCGGTGAGCCGGACCCGTTCGAGCGGGTCGGCGATGTGCACCGGCAGCGACGGCATCATGTAGGTGAACTCGTTGCCCGTCAACCGATCTGGCGAGGGATTGGTGCTGACCGGGACGCCGGCGATCAGCGGTGCGTCGGCGTGCCCGTCGTAGCGCAGCAGCAGCGTGCGCAGCGCCCCGGCCGCGGTGGCCAGCACGATGTCGTTGAGCGTCACACCCAGATGCCTGCCGGTCTCCTTGACTTCGGCCAACGACAGCGGGGCCGTCGCGAAGCGGCGTCCAGGGGACACGACGTGGTTGATGAAGGTCTGCGGCGGGGCGAAGCTGCGGGCCAGGTCGGGATGGCGGCCGCGCTCCTTGGCGCGCTTGCGCACCCGGGCGACACCCGCGGCCGTCTCGTTGACGAGCCTGGGGAGTCGGCGGATGAGGTGCGCGTGGTCGCGGCCCGCGGCCTTGACCAGCTGCGCGGTGCTGCGCATCGCGGGATCGGCGACGGCGCGAACGGGCGTCGGCGTCTCGTCCTCCAAGGCCTTGGCCAATTGGTTGGCCGAGGCCACGCCGTCGGCCAGCACGTGATGAACCTTGTGGATGATCGCGACGCGCCCGTCGGCCAGCCCCTCGGCGACGTACATCTCCCACAATGGCCGGCTGCGGTCCAGCGGCGTGCTGGCGATCTGGCCGATCAGGTCGTCGAGTTCGCGCCGTCCACCCGGCGGCGCGACGTGTGCTCGCCGCAGGTGGTAGTCGAGGTCGATGTCATGGTTCTCCCACCACATCGGATGGTGCAGCCGCAGCGGGATGTCGACGAGTTGGTAGCGCAGTGCCGACAGCGCGAGCAGGCGCGGATAGGCGACCTCCCGCAGCATGTCGAAGCTGTAGTTCTCGACGCCCGACACGTCGAGGATGCCGATCTTGAGGGTGTGCATGTGGACCTCGGGCGTCTCGCTGTACAGCATCAACGCGTCCACGCCGTTGAGTCGCTTCATACCTCCCCGCATCCCCCTCGCCCAGCCGACGCCTACCGGTTTCCCAATCGTGCTCCTTCTCAAGCGCGTTCGGTCAAGAGGTGACGATCTGCCCGAAATTTGTCAGGCTGACGGCATGACCCTCGTCGCCGCCCGCGGACCGCTGAGCAACGATCCGGCCGGCTGGTTCACGCCCCCGCTGCCCGACGACGTGGTGTTCGTCGAACCTCATCCGCGCCGCGTGCAGGCCCTGCGCGGCGGTCGCACGGTGCTCGACACCGAGCGGGCGTTGATGGTGCATCGGCGCGACCATCCGCTCAGCTACGCCTTTCCCGTCGACGAGGTCGGCGACCTTCCGAGTGAGCCGGTGGTCGAGGCGCCCGGATACGTCCGCGTGCCGTGGGACGCCGTCGACACCTGGCTCGAGGAAGGCCGCACGCTCGTGCACTATCCGCCCAACCCTTACCACCGCGTGGACTGCCGTCCGACGCACCGCGCGCTGCGGGTGACGGTGGCGGGTCAGGCACTGGTCGACACGGCCGAGACGGTGATCGTGTTCGAGACGTCGCTGGAGCCGCGCCTCTACGTCGACCCGTCGCACGTGCGAACCGACCTGCTGCGGCCGTCGCCGACCACCACCTACTGCAACTACAAGGGCTACGCGTCGTACTGGTCGGCCGTCGTCGGCGACACGGTGGTCGAGGACGTCGCGTGGAGTTATCCGGAACCGCCGCCCGAGACGCTGCCGATTGCGGGTTTCTTGAGCTTCGACCCGGAGCGCGTCGAGATGTCGGCCGAACTGCCCTCACCCGACCGATAACCCCCGCGCCGAAACTGAATCTGTGCTCGATATTCCGCCGAAATTTCGCACAGAAGTTCAGATTCGGCGACCGTAGCTAGGCTTTGGCGATCACCGACTCCCCGAACCGCTCGATGGTGTCGAGCACGTGCGCGAGGCTGTCGCCGGGAAGACCGACCTGAACCCATGTCACCCCGATCCCGGCCAGCTTCTCCAAGCCGGACAGGTACGCATCGGCGTTGAAGTCATCGCCGCCGGGGCTGCCGCCGTCGGGGTTAGTGAACGTGACGTCGATGCGCGCCCAGTCGCGTCCCGCCTCGTCGAAGCGTCGGCGAAGGTCCTCGACGCCGGAGGTCAGTGCGTCCACGTCCATCGGTGCCGTGCGCGCGGTCTGGGCCAGTACGGCCGGTGCGGGGAACGGGCACCACCCGTCGCC includes:
- the mmpA gene encoding putative membrane-associated Zn-dependent protease, whose product is MMWLTGVVLFALAILVSVALHECGHMWVARATGMKVRRYFVGFGPTLWATWRANKLGDRTEYGVKAVPLGGFCDIAGMTSVEELAPDEQDRAMYKQKTWKRVAVLAAGPGMNFVIGLVLIYGIAVVWGLPNLHAPTTAIVGETSCVKAEVNRGQLGDCLAPSPAAAAGIQAGDTVVKIGDTPVANFDELVTAVRALDGPTEFTVQRDGEEFTTLVDVVPAQRWVAKGDLAEPVPVGTVGITAAQFGPTQYNALSAAPATIAFTGDLAVEIGKSLAKLPTKMGALVRSIGGEERDPETPISVVGASIIGGDAVDQGLWVAFWFFLAQLNFVLGAINLVPLLPFDGGHIAIAFYEKIRNSIRSARGKVAAAPVNYLRLMPATYVILVVVAGYMLLTVTADFVNPIRIFQ
- the dxr gene encoding 1-deoxy-D-xylulose 5-phosphate reductoisomerase, producing MLILGSTGSIGTQALDVIAANPDRFEVVGLAAGGGNPDLLARQRAATGVTNIAVADKAAAARVGDVTYAGPDAVTELVENTDADVVLNALVGALGLQPTLAALATGARLALANKESLVAGGPLVQKAARPGQIVPVDSEHSAMAQCLRGGSPDEVAKIVLTASGGPFRGWSAERLESVTPEQAGAHPTWSMGPMNTLNSASLVNKGLELIETHLLFGVPYDRIEVVVHPQSIVHSMVTFTDGSTLAQASPPDMKLPIALALGWPERVPAAVSACDFTTASTWDFEPLDDEVFPAVMLARRAGEGGGCLTAVYNAANEEAAAAFLDGRIRFPAIVRTIDDVLRAADQWAAEPATVDDVLDAQQWARDRAARAVERKVITTR
- a CDS encoding secreted/surface protein with fasciclin-like repeats, with amino-acid sequence MKIKFGKSVSAAGVAAAAILTLSACSNDATSAAPSATAESASTSVAPAPMEQSMDPAGSLVGAGCAAYAEQVPSGPGSVNGMAPSPVTVAASNNPMLTTLTQALSGQLNPNVNLVETLDSGEFTVFAPTDDAFAKIDPATIETLKTDSELLTSILTYHVVPGQASPAQVAGDHKTVQGATVTVTGEGDNLKVNDAGLVCGGVRTANATVYMIDTVLMPPAAS
- a CDS encoding secreted/surface protein with fasciclin-like repeats — translated: MNARKRLAGAGLAALGATALMLGTTATAQAEMVGPGCTAYAQQVPAGPGSVTGMAQDPVTVAASNNPLLTTLTKAVSGQLNPNVNLVETLDGGQFTVFAPTDDAFAKIDPATIETLKTDSELLTSILTYHVVPGQAAPAQVVGTHKTVQGADVTVTGHGSDLRVNDASVVCGGVQTANATVYLIDTVLMPPMN
- a CDS encoding putative ester cyclase, giving the protein MTFSEDEIRELVECLYTSIDRRDWATVESLVSPRLVVEVDGPPALGWQEWQSHLEEFTRGFSDGRHAIEEILVDGSHGITRFTFTGTHDGEFRGIPPTGTKVEVTGIHIDRFQGDTLVAHRGQLDLHGLLRQLGAG
- the rutA_9 gene encoding putative F420-dependent oxidoreductase, Rv2161c family; its protein translation is MEFWSGTAFMKTSEILGLARAFDEAGYDGMVCSDHMIYPRELSSPYPDSPTGKPMWAPETAWPDCWVQIGAMAAVTTRLRFSNAVYIAPARPLLEVAKQVATASVLSDGRVSLAAGVGWMREEYELMGQDFRTRGKRLDEMIPALRELWRGGWVSWSGEYYQVPELMIEPHPVGPVPILCGGESDAALRRAARLCDGWVGYAYRWDDAVGYAQTLRALLREYGRENEPFGIMLALLEPPSPDLYKRAEDAGITAVMCSPWMGLDLEPGGVERYREPIERFAETIIAKVRP
- the phrA gene encoding deoxyribodipyrimidine photolyase; this encodes MPTLLWFRRDLRLSDLPSLLAAAAGDGEVLACYVLDPRLEASAGARRLQYLYDALRDLRDGLGGRLYVTRGRPEKRIPVVAKAIGAPAVHISADYTPFGRRRDDAVEAALGDIPLEASGSPYLVSPGRVTKPDGGPYKVFTPFHRAWREHGWRAPAASGLKSARWLDPSEVAGAVDIPDAGVALDMPAGETAARKQWKSFVANGLDTYADDRNRPDRSGTSRMSTHLKFGTIHPRTMAADLGRGEGAQAYLRELAFRDFYAAVLAEWPRSAWWNWNSSFDDMEVDDGPDAQKRYEAWKEGRTGYPIVDAGMRQLAETGWMHNRVRMIVASFLVKDLHLPWQWGARWFLEQLVDGDMANNQHGWQWAAGTGTDAAPFFRVFNPTTQGEKFDPDGSYVRRWVPDLDDDSYPEPIVDHAAERKEALRRYSEIT
- a CDS encoding oxidoreductase, SDR family; this translates as MQFEGKVAFITGAARGQGRAHAVRFAEEGADIIAVDLCEQIDSVAYPMATQEDLDETVNLVEKTGRRIIAERGDVRDLERMQEIAAKGAQEFGRIDFVLANAGILPAAGEQGRGISAFVDAVNVMLNGVYYTITATLPALLAHGDGGAIVITSSAAAFKPVTVDFGTMNHGAAGYTVAKHGVIGVMRHFARALAEKNIRVNSVHPGGVATPMIYNEALAQWSGEHPAFSVSQQPLLNVPPVEPEAISDAMVYLCGATGRYLTGVALPVDGGQIIK
- a CDS encoding Protein of uncharacterised function (DUF2631), with protein sequence MANTEVQRHTGVDVEDVPSAEWGWSKENPKFFHIGGIIAALFLLSLIHGNHTGRVEDIFLVGFAVLILGAVARDWWLRKRGWIR
- the wax-dgaT_3 gene encoding acyltransferase, WS/DGAT/MGAT, which produces MKRLNGVDALMLYSETPEVHMHTLKIGILDVSGVENYSFDMLREVAYPRLLALSALRYQLVDIPLRLHHPMWWENHDIDLDYHLRRAHVAPPGGRRELDDLIGQIASTPLDRSRPLWEMYVAEGLADGRVAIIHKVHHVLADGVASANQLAKALEDETPTPVRAVADPAMRSTAQLVKAAGRDHAHLIRRLPRLVNETAAGVARVRKRAKERGRHPDLARSFAPPQTFINHVVSPGRRFATAPLSLAEVKETGRHLGVTLNDIVLATAAGALRTLLLRYDGHADAPLIAGVPVSTNPSPDRLTGNEFTYMMPSLPVHIADPLERVRLTAVATRIAKESHQLLGPAVLPAWMSYLPPALAPRFFRLQARRMESGAVMNLTISNVAGPRDRGHIAGGVLSEIYSVGPVVTGSGMNITVWSYVDQLAISVLTDDRTLDDPHEATDALLESFAEIRRAAGLPGELATVASALPLAAASH
- a CDS encoding short-chain dehydrogenase of uncharacterised substrate specificity, with amino-acid sequence MTLVAARGPLSNDPAGWFTPPLPDDVVFVEPHPRRVQALRGGRTVLDTERALMVHRRDHPLSYAFPVDEVGDLPSEPVVEAPGYVRVPWDAVDTWLEEGRTLVHYPPNPYHRVDCRPTHRALRVTVAGQALVDTAETVIVFETSLEPRLYVDPSHVRTDLLRPSPTTTYCNYKGYASYWSAVVGDTVVEDVAWSYPEPPPETLPIAGFLSFDPERVEMSAELPSPDR